The Pseudomonas asiatica genome has a segment encoding these proteins:
- a CDS encoding Csu type fimbrial protein, which produces MKARWRGLWACALLLWAGSAWAKCTSVLTTPAAFGSLNSTQVRGAVQTASSTNSGLQCNGSVISVLSSTDSFKIKVTSTTSGLVGPTGDVIPYTLYADATTTYPITRGTAFEFRTTGILDLLGLLNGTPKNVPIYMRTQVGSNVSAGLYQETLTVEWTWDYCDGIGVGGLCIGRDQGTGTKTLLVSMTVTNDCQITTPSINFASAPVVAGFGTVSQSLSVSCTKGSNYTVGLDDGQNVANGRRRMKSAANNYLAYDIFKGAGAVRWGSTGAARRASADADVNPGTGTGTGSQVFNYNAKVYTDQATPPAATYTDSVLLDVQF; this is translated from the coding sequence GTGAAGGCCCGCTGGCGTGGTTTGTGGGCATGCGCCCTGTTGTTGTGGGCGGGCTCGGCCTGGGCCAAGTGCACGTCAGTGCTGACTACGCCGGCGGCGTTTGGTTCGCTCAACTCGACCCAGGTACGTGGCGCGGTACAGACAGCTTCCAGTACCAACTCGGGCCTGCAATGCAACGGTTCGGTGATCAGCGTGCTCAGCAGCACCGACTCCTTCAAGATCAAGGTCACCTCTACCACCAGCGGGCTGGTAGGGCCTACCGGGGATGTGATCCCCTACACGCTGTATGCCGACGCCACGACCACCTATCCGATTACCCGTGGCACCGCCTTCGAATTCAGGACCACCGGCATCCTCGACTTGCTCGGGTTGCTCAACGGTACACCGAAGAACGTGCCCATCTACATGCGCACGCAGGTAGGCAGCAACGTATCGGCCGGGTTGTATCAGGAAACCCTCACTGTCGAGTGGACCTGGGACTATTGCGACGGGATTGGTGTTGGCGGGCTTTGCATAGGGCGAGACCAGGGCACTGGTACCAAGACCCTGCTGGTGAGCATGACGGTGACCAACGACTGCCAGATCACCACACCCAGCATCAATTTCGCCAGCGCGCCGGTGGTGGCGGGGTTCGGCACGGTGAGCCAGAGCCTGAGTGTGTCGTGCACCAAGGGCAGCAACTACACCGTGGGCCTGGATGACGGGCAGAACGTGGCCAATGGGCGGCGGCGGATGAAGTCGGCTGCCAACAACTACCTGGCCTATGACATTTTCAAGGGCGCCGGTGCGGTGCGCTGGGGTTCGACAGGGGCTGCGCGACGGGCCAGTGCCGATGCCGATGTGAACCCCGGCACGGGGACCGGCACCGGTAGCCAGGTGTTCAACTACAACGCCAAGGTCTACACCGACCAGGCTACACCCCCGGCTGCGACCTATACCGACAGCGTGCTTCTGGATGTGCAGTTCTGA
- a CDS encoding M14 family metallopeptidase, translating to MTVTLSPLQIDCDFDSGNIQVLDASNPARVHLAIRPDTHSGHYQWFHFKVSGLTPGQVHRFSLDNASGSSYKNAWSGYNAVASYDQQTWFRVPSQFDGTALSFEVKAEQPHIWFAYFEPYPRARHNQLIERARQLPGVELLASGRSVQGRDIPLLRAGDGAAGKRKLWLIAQQHPGEHMAEWFMEGVIDRLQANDEVIRQLLAKADLYLIPNMNPDGAFLGHLRTNFKGKDLNRAWQDASVELSPEVFFAQAQMKQYGVDAFIDVHGDEEIPHVFTAACEGNPGYTPRLAKLEEQFRSTLCSLTRDFQTVHGYTRDEPGQANTTLACNAVGMAHDCLSLTLEMPFKDHDDAPNAVTGWSGARSKALAGAVLETLAKMVGDLR from the coding sequence ATGACCGTGACGCTGTCCCCCCTGCAGATCGACTGCGATTTCGACTCCGGCAACATCCAGGTGCTGGATGCCAGCAACCCGGCCCGGGTGCACCTGGCCATCCGCCCGGACACCCACAGCGGCCACTACCAGTGGTTCCACTTCAAGGTCAGCGGGCTTACGCCGGGCCAGGTCCATCGCTTCAGCCTCGACAACGCCTCCGGTTCCTCCTACAAGAACGCCTGGAGCGGCTACAACGCCGTGGCCTCCTACGACCAGCAAACCTGGTTTCGCGTCCCCAGCCAGTTCGACGGCACGGCGCTGTCGTTCGAGGTAAAGGCCGAACAGCCGCACATCTGGTTCGCCTACTTCGAGCCCTACCCGCGCGCGCGCCACAACCAGCTGATCGAGCGTGCACGGCAACTGCCGGGGGTCGAATTGCTCGCCAGTGGCCGCAGCGTACAGGGCCGCGACATTCCCCTGCTGCGTGCCGGTGATGGTGCCGCAGGCAAACGCAAGCTGTGGCTGATTGCCCAGCAACACCCGGGCGAACACATGGCCGAATGGTTCATGGAGGGCGTGATCGACCGCTTGCAGGCCAACGACGAGGTGATCCGGCAGTTGCTGGCCAAGGCCGACCTGTACCTGATCCCCAACATGAACCCCGACGGCGCCTTCCTCGGCCACCTGCGCACCAACTTCAAGGGCAAGGACCTCAACCGTGCCTGGCAGGACGCCAGCGTCGAGCTCAGCCCCGAGGTGTTCTTCGCCCAGGCACAGATGAAGCAATACGGCGTGGATGCGTTCATCGACGTGCATGGCGACGAGGAGATTCCCCATGTGTTCACCGCGGCCTGCGAGGGCAACCCCGGCTACACGCCGCGTCTGGCCAAGCTGGAAGAGCAGTTCCGCAGCACCCTGTGCAGCCTGACCCGCGACTTCCAGACCGTGCATGGCTACACCCGCGACGAACCGGGGCAAGCCAACACGACGCTGGCCTGCAATGCGGTGGGGATGGCGCATGACTGCCTGTCACTGACCTTGGAAATGCCCTTCAAGGACCATGACGACGCTCCGAATGCCGTCACCGGGTGGTCGGGGGCGCGCTCGAAGGCGTTGGCCGGGGCGGTGCTGGAGACATTGGCGAAGATGGTTGGCGATTTGCGCTGA
- a CDS encoding AraC family transcriptional regulator produces MLKPQHELLVEVDEWSWEVGSRATDYPTDWFIEPHSHAKHQLIYAIKGLMIVESGNERWTVPPSRGVWMPCGQVHAIRCVGDVKMRSVFVRTDAAVQLPVQSKAISISPLLSELIKASVGFTAPFAEDSREARVMRLILDEICVLPTLPLKLSQPGDKRLQAICAALHERPDDNATVADWGQQLGVDEKTIQRLFRKETGMTFGQWRQQARLMQALERIALGERIIDVAGTLGYDSPSAFASMFKRQFGITPSQFFK; encoded by the coding sequence ATGCTGAAGCCGCAGCACGAATTGCTGGTGGAGGTGGATGAGTGGAGCTGGGAGGTGGGCAGCCGTGCGACGGACTACCCGACCGACTGGTTCATCGAGCCCCACAGCCATGCCAAGCACCAACTGATCTATGCCATCAAAGGCCTGATGATCGTCGAGTCCGGTAACGAACGCTGGACCGTGCCACCCAGCCGCGGCGTATGGATGCCCTGCGGCCAGGTGCACGCGATCCGCTGCGTGGGCGATGTGAAGATGCGCAGTGTGTTCGTGCGCACCGACGCGGCAGTGCAGTTGCCCGTGCAGAGCAAGGCTATCAGCATCTCGCCGTTGCTCAGCGAACTGATCAAAGCCTCCGTGGGCTTTACCGCGCCGTTTGCCGAAGACTCGCGTGAAGCCCGGGTGATGCGCCTGATCCTCGACGAGATCTGCGTGCTGCCGACCTTGCCACTGAAGCTGTCGCAGCCCGGCGACAAGCGCCTGCAGGCAATCTGCGCCGCGCTGCACGAGCGGCCTGACGATAACGCCACCGTGGCCGACTGGGGCCAGCAGCTGGGGGTGGACGAAAAGACCATCCAGCGCCTGTTCCGCAAGGAAACCGGCATGACCTTCGGCCAGTGGCGCCAGCAGGCGCGGCTGATGCAGGCACTGGAGCGGATCGCCCTGGGCGAGCGGATCATCGATGTGGCGGGGACGCTGGGGTATGACAGCCCAAGTGCCTTCGCCAGCATGTTCAAGCGCCAGTTCGGTATCACGCCGAGTCAGTTCTTCAAATAG
- a CDS encoding MFS transporter produces the protein MTTSTASMAATTPADQPQGFLVRIVGAAAFAHLLNDLIQAVLPSIYPMLKSDFALSFAQIGWIALIYQVTASLLQPWVGLYTDKHPQPYLLPAGMLVTLVGIALLAFASSYEMLLVAAAVVGVGSATFHPEASRVARMASGGRFGTAQSTFQVGGNTGSALGPLLTAAIVIPHGQPAIAWFMLAAALAVFVLLRVTGWTVRHGQTRLKSFAGQQAPGLSRGAMWRAVAVIAVLMFAKFVYIASFTNYFTFYLIEHFGLSVQHSQLYLFVFLAAVALGTFAGGPVGDRIGRKAVIWVSFLGVAPFALALPYANLAWTAVLAVAIGLVMSSAFAALVVYAQEAVPGRVGMVSGVMFGLMFGISGIGAAGLGELADRHGIEWVYQIISFLPLLGLATALLPATRSQARPSRCC, from the coding sequence ATGACGACCTCCACCGCCTCCATGGCCGCCACCACGCCTGCCGACCAACCCCAGGGCTTTCTGGTCCGCATCGTCGGCGCTGCCGCATTCGCCCACCTGCTCAACGACCTGATCCAGGCCGTGCTGCCATCCATCTACCCGATGCTCAAGAGCGATTTCGCGCTGAGCTTTGCCCAGATCGGCTGGATCGCCCTGATTTACCAGGTGACCGCGTCCCTGCTGCAACCCTGGGTCGGCCTGTACACCGACAAGCACCCGCAACCCTACCTGCTGCCGGCCGGCATGCTGGTGACGCTGGTGGGCATCGCCCTGCTCGCCTTCGCCAGCAGCTATGAAATGCTGCTGGTGGCCGCGGCGGTGGTCGGCGTGGGCTCGGCGACCTTCCACCCCGAAGCCTCGCGAGTGGCCAGGATGGCCTCCGGTGGGCGCTTCGGCACCGCGCAGTCGACCTTCCAGGTCGGTGGCAACACCGGCTCGGCCCTCGGCCCGCTGCTGACCGCTGCCATCGTCATTCCGCACGGCCAACCGGCCATTGCCTGGTTCATGCTGGCGGCCGCGCTGGCGGTATTCGTGCTGTTGCGGGTGACCGGCTGGACCGTACGCCACGGCCAGACCCGGCTCAAGTCCTTCGCCGGCCAGCAGGCCCCCGGCCTGTCGCGTGGCGCCATGTGGCGCGCCGTGGCGGTTATCGCCGTGCTGATGTTCGCCAAGTTCGTCTACATCGCTTCGTTCACCAACTACTTCACCTTCTACCTGATCGAGCATTTCGGCCTGAGCGTGCAGCACAGCCAGCTGTACCTGTTCGTGTTCCTCGCGGCCGTGGCCCTGGGCACCTTCGCCGGTGGCCCGGTGGGTGACCGTATCGGGCGCAAGGCGGTGATCTGGGTCTCGTTCCTCGGCGTGGCGCCCTTCGCCCTCGCCCTGCCCTACGCCAACCTGGCCTGGACGGCGGTACTGGCGGTGGCCATCGGCCTGGTGATGTCCTCGGCCTTCGCCGCCCTGGTGGTGTATGCCCAGGAGGCCGTGCCGGGCCGGGTCGGCATGGTGTCGGGGGTGATGTTCGGGTTGATGTTCGGTATCAGCGGCATCGGCGCCGCCGGGCTTGGCGAACTGGCCGACCGGCATGGCATCGAGTGGGTGTACCAGATCATCTCGTTCCTGCCGCTGCTGGGGTTGGCCACCGCGCTGCTGCCGGCAACCCGCTCGCAAGCCCGCCCAAGCCGCTGCTGTTAA
- a CDS encoding MlaA family lipoprotein: MSRSSSASRSARSAALALSLLAAGGCSQRAPATAACGNVAYQVSDPAEPANRAVFAFNRTVDDYLLAPVARGYTALPGFAQQGMHNFASNFGEPKVFVNDLLQGNGERAMTSLSRFIFNTTLGVAGLVDVSGKMGLSQHRSDFGQTFGVWNIAAGPIVELPLLGTHNLRDATGTLLGLALDPFGGNSDTVETMGNVATAGGIVDARAEALPLTDLLRTWPDYYVALRDYTAQRRSNRVAEGKAGEPGAWPVDCAGGAREE; the protein is encoded by the coding sequence ATGTCCCGTTCATCATCCGCCTCCCGCTCAGCGCGCTCAGCCGCGCTGGCCTTGTCGCTGCTTGCGGCGGGAGGCTGCAGCCAACGTGCACCGGCCACGGCGGCCTGCGGCAATGTCGCCTATCAGGTCAGTGACCCGGCCGAGCCCGCCAACCGCGCCGTTTTCGCCTTCAACCGCACGGTCGATGACTATCTGCTGGCCCCCGTCGCCCGGGGCTACACCGCGCTGCCCGGTTTTGCCCAACAGGGCATGCACAACTTTGCCAGCAACTTCGGTGAGCCCAAGGTGTTCGTCAACGACCTGCTGCAGGGCAATGGCGAACGGGCGATGACCAGCCTCTCCCGCTTCATCTTCAACACCACCCTGGGTGTGGCGGGGCTGGTCGACGTGTCTGGCAAGATGGGGCTGAGCCAGCACCGCTCGGACTTTGGCCAGACCTTCGGGGTGTGGAACATCGCCGCTGGCCCCATTGTCGAGCTGCCGCTGCTGGGCACCCACAACCTGCGCGATGCCACCGGCACGCTGCTGGGCCTGGCACTGGACCCGTTTGGCGGCAACAGCGATACCGTAGAAACCATGGGCAACGTAGCCACGGCCGGCGGCATCGTCGATGCACGGGCCGAAGCACTGCCATTGACCGACCTGCTGCGCACCTGGCCTGACTACTACGTTGCGCTGCGTGACTACACCGCGCAGCGGCGCAGCAACCGGGTGGCAGAAGGCAAGGCCGGCGAGCCGGGGGCGTGGCCAGTGGATTGTGCAGGGGGTGCCCGTGAAGAATGA
- a CDS encoding response regulator, with product MSHLLIVDDDVEVLDLLQKFLCQHGYEVDVAKDGKALWQAVERRVPDLVILDVMLPGDSGLVLCQRLLAEHKVAVIMLTAMGELSDRVVGLELGADDYLTKPFAARELLARVRAVLRRAGEAAGGAAGHACATLEFAGWRLDVVRRELRSPDNVMIPLSNGEFELLLVFAEHPRRVLSRQQLLDMARGDAYDAYDRSIDVQVSRLRRKLETDNGNEPLIRTLRNAGYLFTPTVAKR from the coding sequence GTGAGCCATTTGCTGATAGTCGACGATGATGTCGAGGTGCTCGACCTGCTGCAGAAGTTTCTCTGCCAGCATGGCTACGAGGTTGATGTGGCCAAGGATGGCAAGGCGCTGTGGCAGGCCGTCGAGCGGCGGGTGCCGGACCTGGTCATTCTGGATGTGATGCTGCCTGGTGACAGTGGCCTGGTGTTGTGCCAGCGCTTGCTGGCCGAGCACAAGGTGGCAGTGATCATGCTCACCGCCATGGGCGAGTTGAGTGACCGGGTGGTTGGCCTGGAGCTGGGGGCAGACGACTACCTGACCAAGCCGTTCGCCGCCCGTGAACTGCTGGCCCGGGTGAGGGCAGTGCTGCGCCGTGCCGGCGAAGCGGCCGGGGGCGCGGCGGGCCATGCCTGCGCGACCCTGGAGTTTGCCGGCTGGCGGCTGGATGTGGTGCGCCGCGAGCTGCGTTCGCCGGACAACGTCATGATCCCCTTGTCCAACGGTGAGTTCGAGCTGCTGCTGGTGTTCGCCGAGCATCCGCGGCGGGTGCTCAGCCGCCAGCAGTTGCTGGACATGGCTCGTGGCGATGCTTACGACGCCTATGACCGCAGCATTGACGTCCAGGTGAGCCGGCTGCGCCGCAAGCTTGAAACCGACAACGGCAACGAGCCCTTGATCCGTACCCTGCGCAATGCCGGTTATCTGTTCACGCCCACGGTCGCGAAGCGATGA
- a CDS encoding ATP-binding protein: MKLLARVRQALPRPRITIARWIALTTLTAMLFLLLLKGLFSLLLSVWAQPPLLESGVIEKVAAVTRILDAAPMAQRANIASAAGDGSYSVRWLRRHDEAGVPVLVDAEFSEGTPILRALLKRPDARVEAFEPSDMPEYAPERGYALMIELSDKSWVLFRATSRSWGLDELPRNLIILGLMLVSSLAVALLATRYLAKPLERFAEGARRFGKDFNAPPIPVVGPHDLRQAILAFNATQAQLKHFLNDRTQMLAAISHDLRAPLTRMRLRAEFIDDAQLQAKLFKDVDEMQAMVDAALEFFRDDARLEQTTVFDLGELLLTVVDDFKDAGVEVGLSGPRRCVYTGRPVGIKRVLVNLIDNAAKYGCEPTVVLAVSARQIEITVLDRGPGIAPELHEQVFAPFYRIEGSRNRNTGGVGLGLPAARAIVLEQGGSVTLGNRPGGGLEVRVMLPQG; encoded by the coding sequence ATGAAGCTGCTGGCCAGGGTTCGCCAGGCCCTGCCACGGCCCAGGATCACCATTGCCCGCTGGATCGCACTGACCACCCTGACGGCGATGCTGTTCCTGCTGCTGCTCAAGGGGCTGTTCAGCCTGTTGCTGAGCGTCTGGGCGCAGCCACCGCTGCTGGAGAGCGGGGTGATCGAGAAGGTTGCAGCGGTCACCCGCATCCTCGATGCCGCGCCCATGGCGCAGCGTGCCAACATCGCCAGTGCGGCGGGCGACGGCTCATATTCCGTGCGCTGGCTGCGCCGCCATGACGAAGCGGGCGTGCCAGTGCTGGTCGATGCCGAGTTCAGCGAGGGCACGCCTATCCTGCGCGCACTGCTAAAGCGCCCGGATGCCAGGGTGGAGGCTTTCGAACCGTCCGATATGCCGGAGTACGCACCTGAACGTGGTTATGCGCTGATGATCGAGCTGAGCGACAAGTCCTGGGTGCTGTTCCGTGCCACCAGCCGTAGCTGGGGCCTGGATGAACTGCCGCGCAACCTGATCATCCTCGGCCTGATGCTGGTTTCCAGCCTTGCCGTCGCGCTGCTGGCCACGCGCTACCTGGCCAAGCCGCTGGAACGCTTTGCCGAAGGTGCGCGGCGTTTTGGCAAGGACTTCAACGCCCCGCCCATTCCGGTGGTCGGCCCGCACGACCTGCGCCAGGCCATTCTCGCGTTCAATGCCACCCAGGCGCAGCTCAAGCATTTTCTCAACGACCGCACCCAGATGCTTGCGGCCATTTCCCATGACTTGCGTGCGCCGCTGACGCGCATGCGCTTGCGCGCCGAGTTCATCGACGATGCCCAGCTACAGGCCAAGTTGTTCAAGGACGTCGACGAGATGCAGGCGATGGTCGATGCGGCGTTGGAGTTCTTCCGTGATGACGCACGGCTGGAACAGACGACCGTATTCGACCTGGGCGAGCTGCTGCTGACCGTGGTGGACGACTTCAAGGACGCGGGGGTCGAGGTCGGCCTCAGCGGGCCGCGCCGCTGTGTGTACACGGGGCGGCCCGTGGGTATCAAGCGCGTGCTGGTCAACTTGATCGACAATGCAGCGAAATACGGCTGTGAGCCAACGGTGGTGCTGGCGGTAAGCGCCAGGCAGATCGAGATTACCGTGCTGGATCGCGGGCCGGGCATCGCGCCGGAGCTGCATGAGCAGGTATTCGCGCCGTTCTACCGTATCGAAGGTTCACGCAACCGCAATACCGGTGGCGTGGGGTTGGGCCTGCCCGCAGCACGGGCCATCGTGCTGGAGCAGGGGGGCAGCGTGACCCTGGGCAACCGCCCGGGTGGCGGGCTGGAAGTCAGGGTCATGCTGCCGCAGGGCTGA
- a CDS encoding DUF1348 family protein, with protein sequence MSRPPLPPFTRESAIEKVRLAEDGWNGRDPAKVALAYTIDTVWRNRAEFPRGRAEVEAFLTRKWNHELEYRLIKELWAFTGNRIAVRYAYEYHDDSGQWYRAYGNENWEFAEDGLMQNRHSSINEHPISEAERKFRWPLGRRPDDHPGLSELGL encoded by the coding sequence ATGTCCCGCCCACCCCTGCCGCCCTTCACCCGCGAAAGCGCCATCGAAAAGGTCCGCCTGGCCGAGGATGGCTGGAACGGCCGCGACCCGGCCAAGGTCGCGCTTGCCTATACCATCGACACCGTCTGGCGTAACCGCGCCGAGTTCCCCCGCGGCCGTGCCGAGGTCGAGGCGTTCCTGACGCGTAAATGGAACCATGAACTGGAGTACCGCCTGATCAAGGAGCTGTGGGCCTTCACCGGCAACCGCATTGCCGTGCGCTATGCCTACGAGTACCACGACGACAGCGGCCAGTGGTACCGCGCCTATGGCAACGAGAACTGGGAGTTTGCCGAGGACGGGCTGATGCAGAACCGTCATTCGAGCATCAACGAGCACCCTATCAGCGAAGCCGAGCGCAAGTTCCGCTGGCCGTTGGGCCGGCGCCCGGATGATCACCCCGGGCTCAGCGAACTGGGGCTCTGA
- a CDS encoding MFS transporter: MKAGRVLFALAIGAFGIGTTEFTPMGLLPVIAQGVDVSIPSAGMLITAYAIGVMVGAPIMTLLFSRFGKRAALMALMAIFTLGNLLSSLSPDYYTLLASRLVTSLNHGAFFGLGAVVAASVVPKEKQASAVATMFMGLTIANIGGVPAATWIGQQVGWRMAFAGTAVLGLLAMAALWYALPKGERGNVPHVRKELAVIARPSVLLAMATTVLGAGAMFTLYTYVAPVLAELTGASDSFVTLGLVLIGVGFTLGNSLGGRLADWSLDGAARIFLAALAVIMLLMPLVLGSHIGAAIALLVWGMFTFAVVPPLQMRVMIAAIEAPGLASSINVGAFNLGNAVGAALGGAVISLDLGYAAVPMAGGVLAAAGLLLVWLGGRSKAAGKTAADAA, encoded by the coding sequence ATGAAAGCCGGGCGCGTCCTGTTTGCCCTGGCCATCGGCGCCTTCGGCATCGGCACCACCGAGTTCACCCCGATGGGCCTGCTGCCGGTGATCGCCCAAGGTGTCGATGTCAGCATCCCCAGCGCTGGCATGCTGATTACCGCCTATGCCATCGGGGTGATGGTCGGTGCGCCGATCATGACCCTGCTGTTCAGCCGTTTCGGCAAGCGCGCCGCGCTGATGGCGCTGATGGCCATCTTCACCCTCGGCAACCTGCTGTCGTCGCTGTCACCGGACTACTACACCCTGCTCGCCTCGCGCCTGGTCACCAGCCTCAACCACGGCGCGTTCTTCGGCCTTGGCGCGGTAGTGGCTGCCAGCGTGGTGCCCAAGGAGAAACAGGCCAGTGCCGTGGCCACCATGTTCATGGGCCTGACCATCGCCAACATCGGCGGCGTGCCGGCCGCCACCTGGATTGGCCAGCAGGTCGGCTGGCGCATGGCCTTTGCCGGTACCGCCGTGCTGGGCCTGCTGGCCATGGCCGCGCTGTGGTATGCCCTGCCCAAGGGTGAACGCGGCAACGTGCCGCACGTGCGCAAGGAGCTGGCGGTCATCGCCCGCCCCAGCGTGCTGCTGGCAATGGCCACCACCGTGCTCGGTGCCGGCGCCATGTTCACCTTGTACACCTACGTGGCACCGGTACTGGCCGAACTGACCGGCGCCTCGGACAGCTTCGTCACCCTCGGCCTGGTGCTGATCGGTGTGGGCTTCACCCTGGGCAACAGCCTGGGTGGCCGCCTGGCCGACTGGTCGCTGGATGGGGCGGCGCGGATCTTCCTCGCGGCACTGGCAGTGATCATGCTGCTGATGCCGCTGGTGCTCGGCAGCCACATCGGCGCCGCCATCGCCTTGCTGGTGTGGGGCATGTTCACCTTCGCCGTGGTACCGCCGCTGCAGATGCGGGTGATGATCGCCGCCATCGAAGCACCGGGGCTGGCCTCGTCGATCAACGTCGGCGCGTTCAACCTGGGCAATGCCGTGGGCGCGGCGCTGGGTGGTGCGGTGATCAGCCTGGACCTGGGCTATGCGGCAGTGCCGATGGCTGGTGGCGTGCTGGCGGCTGCCGGGCTGCTGCTGGTGTGGCTGGGCGGGCGTAGCAAGGCTGCCGGGAAAACCGCAGCCGACGCAGCCTGA
- a CDS encoding TIGR03571 family LLM class oxidoreductase, with protein sequence MTTPLERLTAGGFSIGLEAPLDHDWTPAGDQARRRDGRQFGEPDLARHAELAQLADRLGYRALWVRDVPLYDPSFGDAAQVFEVFAYLGYLAGVTRDILLGTAAVVLPIREPLLTLKSANSVQRLSGNRLLLGVASGDRPVEYPLFGRDFEGRGNTFREQVALLRDGANGHLPEGLAVLPSTASPLPLLVAGLAQQSPAWIGSNLDGCLAYPGTADDHRHRVAAWRAVAGNKPYSSFIHLDLADNPDEPLQRWRFGFRGGRKALATELGALRAAGVDHIGLHLRRNVRPLDETLREIAEYVLPQFHETKTQLTEATP encoded by the coding sequence ATGACCACGCCTCTCGAACGCCTGACCGCTGGCGGCTTCAGCATCGGCCTGGAAGCACCGCTGGACCACGACTGGACGCCCGCCGGCGACCAGGCGCGGCGCCGCGATGGCCGCCAGTTCGGCGAGCCGGACCTGGCCCGCCACGCAGAACTGGCACAACTGGCCGACCGCCTGGGCTACCGCGCCCTGTGGGTCCGCGATGTGCCGCTGTACGACCCGTCGTTCGGCGACGCCGCCCAGGTGTTCGAGGTGTTTGCCTACCTCGGCTACCTGGCCGGGGTAACCCGCGACATCCTGCTTGGCACGGCTGCCGTGGTGCTGCCGATTCGCGAACCGCTGCTGACCCTGAAATCGGCCAACAGCGTGCAGCGCCTCAGTGGCAACCGCCTGCTGCTGGGCGTGGCCAGTGGTGACCGGCCAGTGGAGTACCCACTGTTCGGTCGGGATTTCGAGGGGCGTGGCAACACCTTCCGCGAACAGGTCGCGCTGCTGCGTGATGGTGCCAACGGCCACCTGCCCGAAGGGCTGGCCGTACTACCCAGCACCGCTTCGCCGCTACCGTTGCTGGTAGCCGGCCTGGCCCAGCAGAGCCCGGCATGGATCGGCAGCAACCTGGACGGCTGCCTTGCCTACCCCGGCACAGCGGACGACCACCGGCACCGGGTCGCCGCCTGGCGCGCGGTGGCGGGCAACAAGCCTTACAGCAGCTTCATCCACCTGGACCTGGCGGACAACCCCGACGAACCGCTGCAACGCTGGCGCTTCGGTTTCCGCGGCGGCCGCAAGGCGCTGGCGACCGAGCTCGGCGCCCTGCGTGCGGCGGGCGTCGACCATATCGGCCTGCACCTGCGGCGCAACGTGCGGCCGCTGGACGAAACCCTGCGCGAAATCGCCGAATACGTATTGCCACAATTCCATGAGACAAAAACCCAACTGACGGAGGCCACACCATGA
- the dkgB gene encoding 2,5-didehydrogluconate reductase DkgB, with the protein MSIPSFGLGTFRLTGQAVIDSVKSALELGYRVIDTAQIYQNEADVGQAIAESGVKRDELFITTKIWVENYAADKLIPSLRDSLQKLRTDYVDLLLIHWPAPGNGVELREYMSALAEAKKLGLTRQIGVSNFNIELTRQAIEVVGKGEIATNQIELSPYLQNSKLTAFLKEQGITVTSYMTLAYGKVLKDSVLADIAAKHKATVAQVALAWALQLGYAVIPSSTKRENLASNLLARDLKLDADDMARIAKLERNGREVSPDGLAPIWD; encoded by the coding sequence ATGAGCATTCCATCCTTCGGCCTCGGCACCTTCCGCCTCACCGGCCAGGCCGTCATCGATTCGGTCAAGTCGGCCCTGGAACTGGGCTACCGGGTCATCGACACCGCGCAGATCTACCAGAACGAAGCCGACGTCGGCCAGGCCATCGCCGAAAGCGGCGTCAAGCGCGACGAGCTGTTCATCACCACCAAGATCTGGGTCGAAAACTACGCCGCCGACAAGCTGATCCCGAGCCTGCGCGACAGCCTGCAGAAACTGCGCACCGACTACGTCGACCTGCTGCTGATCCACTGGCCTGCCCCAGGCAACGGCGTTGAGCTGCGCGAGTACATGAGCGCCCTGGCCGAAGCCAAGAAGCTGGGCCTGACCCGCCAGATCGGTGTGTCCAACTTCAACATCGAACTGACCCGCCAGGCCATCGAAGTGGTCGGCAAAGGCGAAATCGCCACCAACCAGATCGAACTCAGCCCGTACCTGCAGAACAGCAAGCTGACCGCGTTCCTCAAGGAGCAAGGCATCACCGTCACCTCGTACATGACCCTGGCCTACGGCAAAGTCCTGAAGGACTCGGTTCTGGCCGACATCGCCGCCAAGCACAAGGCCACCGTCGCCCAGGTTGCCCTGGCCTGGGCCCTGCAGCTGGGCTACGCGGTGATCCCGTCGTCGACCAAACGCGAAAACCTGGCCAGCAACCTGCTCGCCCGTGACCTGAAGCTGGACGCCGACGACATGGCACGCATCGCCAAGCTCGAGCGCAATGGCCGCGAAGTCAGCCCTGACGGCCTGGCGCCAATCTGGGATTGA